A genomic stretch from Diprion similis isolate iyDipSimi1 chromosome 1, iyDipSimi1.1, whole genome shotgun sequence includes:
- the LOC124405085 gene encoding ectopic P granules protein 5 homolog isoform X2, giving the protein MATMERQKSRQKRKKERNRIPNLQTAVPDAPTLEEFECLLGESPTNYPRVEGVEDMESELHAAAIDTEIYEGVNNCARTAESNTVMEQCTSVARESIVPDSVDTVDGDIPVTSVVADSVDTLDADVTIASAPLENEEEQQVEELNSVLSEMQLLEASPTAPIMDSVIQVLPAESNLPTSGVIEIESEKEDVKNIEKASAEKHQEGTSALNEIKPFTDSQLAALYNNKELVLAETFVAEFVDTQLQSSAIRQQHRLHELLVSYLRVRNHLIVNCQELNTLKTDCKETQKQLWCLDKASVTESGECQDGNPVSATHEYLVAHFNQQTLAALSRTLSSIKDLLHNTQALHCYEAELIRLQLENYIQRVCTLCKDFGNLPHNAPVSLKQGQIPSRIMPQMCELRTCIGILFNFQRRVLKDAKFISDTRDWLSRLVAVLLRVATWQDHLFLLNHILRCPGGISNWAIGFIQAPVQYYPAGQSTSPLNDPHIEHIVTVIATIMLPVKERDKFLEKVQISLQDAESTAADTVWVMLDEEGEEDEDIRNVGANLGESDLIAMLHQIPFDKLFKLVLFINQEGNNYSQEKSLVTEHHMLRIFAFSSILVRLLRQGLKTYDSPRYRQLAKRLSALIRDMVQYASDQWEAFDRTQVADQSMLRRLQTEYDSFFLKASQCIFSSRRLGAWQYLAAIPYHIVSSATLWYIFYMLHITDSAAAISPSAKLSENEWEAELNSPKLRKQFEEKLCEMPGDESYFLLTTFANMAMARHRDDYHFVQVATIDLFQIGFLSEKTQESCSKDARSLLSNLTSKYPSLLSDLLKKLKDNFILIGKLSLYLFMELRIGRWIPEEEDFTILSCWLHQYPLNSTENHLARLILSHLNWGLDSEDQLCLGIHLHRRVALLVVELTMKYVPDTPAQTASLLAEGVKQVSSMVRPQSSEHAFSLWAWEMVTKLRLHQLDRSESTARHTISNPSAALAQVPDIDADPSLEILAFGVREKQPIACYVAVLMTTWGHSIPLILLKGFNQLQILQCYYKYEQVLISLHHIVPLFLECLDSLIKTEKFSNLVTSLITADRTYMKMAKNLIVSDFPGPILKLFANMIQTQLEDYRRYCLESPRVLVYLWLRALALIPDWNRDQSVMYLMDIVIRAAYFHLGARAETETIFHNFFANLASGKNSGSFGSFLSWATGSSTLPSLLGGPVQSVWLAHRILATEQQDREEKTGLWREVLRELALQGKTSVDTALKKACATVKIQPFGASGLAIYRWSHQALDTPMDHPLLALLWQNFFTLFLARVPTATGTLDKGGIGEKFFEGMINLSYFKKLKKRLHDTTEYFQIKGESDLDNGSPITDERRVFYFNAAKFYKTLSLWLEEPRLQESGLYLPALPPQYMSQKLALLMQGNQEPWLEYVDYESVRKNQLKAISEWQACILRNPESQSLKTNQTPTTPLEPSDPLQRIFRRINTYEQPIPPPSLSKNNAFLPYVSKESLYKPESILNLLKPHLKAIIEYAQTYNLMLDEHTAIDCNFLELVPTLYRDVESRVTLHALCDPSPSGQKRSRSGTPPIVHCAGPAVIRIKISEARVSDGVDHMISQNRAEYEQLLVRAGQPPPAKVSQGCVFVDYLIMLLEHELTISRTSENSTVLNNVQETGVKLFYHLVDFYTEEAAFCPPTKQLITTCLEKLGQLFISGEEAQGQRLLKTIMQRPGLGGLLGPHFTPVAGGASTFLPMYQTVVDLATGPSADLCFVLLSKFDVGSWLNYRRPRLSERSTFIDLVSKALCNAGLTPEDDKLILHELFRNHLRLVLLHEFPEHYGEVLSAILRGSESQSLSLDVWRDLLTALSGRSKSQGPVQPIKVRDEIRRYATEQRLLSRQEMHDTAVLLSKHFMKERLQYGLYGLYPKYRVYNEPIATFLGMVGHALIVLTLHSDKGTLADQLCERIWPVLSDMFAPWIIPYWTRHLREPTAAWIQQLTDDRSVLLPWIIADGPYANRTVAMFVECIRFIIDTMPASSKILCFLWQFYVTNFAHTSVKDHILNVIHGNFLSLPWERFSPGTGDIELMVKVVDQYLPDSHLFLGSVFTSINWQVWANEILSVQSLVVASRMHICLLNLLVKLSNEPNVRQNEKAVQIVVAAEKFAWHLVDATAYDQVINWYVMSCDPRVILCLDSDQIYSIDGAINNLLKIAAAYDPNVTHFHPTTLKKRQMYVRSSVKLLVNCTTRHKTLLTSDPKAFTDALSKMLDDMESVITNTVSQPQQAAEAGLLVTELLHSINQSGPLVEQLRTSWASWLSSRTSSSPTLMGILRVIGIAVASPSALGELMEAALDAYFKHNDLVADEALPTWGWVLTVLQPVVPRRPPVEGALVAEGRILTLYALLLKRLPSCRNIKEEGMLLVNLIDWISTIKPTEFIEEKLPLLWSKALELAYRQCQYSENTVIAARALKGLARSLLLTADDVGQGWGILGAIGLRKGSQLSIRCKFLSRALGVYCLAQLPESKSEHQLVRFTPHSPGVAPSRSSDSDFQDVRPNAEAIKAMQTLEALVTNKHYAELKGDVEQVIRLIRDSGNSLHNAVAVVGTLTAELYNQRYLHVLIE; this is encoded by the exons ATGGCGACAATGGAACGGCAAAAATCTCGACAG aagCGGAAGAAAGAGCGAAATCGTATTCCCAATTTGCAAACTGCCGTCCCGGATGCTCCGACCCTGGAAGAATTTGAATGTCTACTTGGGGAATCCCCGACAAATTATCCTCGTGTCGAAGGAGTCGAGGATATGGAGAGCGAACTGCACGCAGCTGCTATCGATACCGAAATTTATGAGGGAGTAAATAACTGTGCTAGAACTGCGGAGTCGAATACTGTAATGGAGCAGTGCACCTCTGTTGCTCGG GAATCTATAGTTCCCGATTCAGTGGACACAGTTGATGGAGATATACCAGTTACATCCGTAGTTGCCGATTCAGTGGATACACTTGATGCAGATGTAACAATTGCATCGGCACCATTGGAAAATGAGGAAGAGCAACAAGTGGAAGAATTAAATTCTGTTCTCTCTGAAATGCAGCTCCTGGAAGCATCGCCAACTGCTCCAATTATGGATTCGGTGATACAAGTACTTCCGGCTGAATCCAATCTTCCAACATCCGGCGTAATAGAGATTGAATCAGAAAAGGAAGatgtcaaaaatattgaaaaagcgTCTGCAGAAAAACATCAAGAAGGAACATCTGCCTTGAACGAGATTAAACCATTCACAGACTCACAGCTGGCGGCACTTTACAACAACAAAGAGTTGGTCTTGGCTGAAACATTCGTTGCAGAATTTGTCGATACTCAGTTACAAAGCTCCGCTATCAGACAGCAGCATCGCCTCCACGAACTGCTCGTCAGCTATCTACGCGTCAGAAATCACTTGATAGTCAATTGTCAGGAACTGAATACCTTGAAAACGGATTGTAAAGAAACGCAAAAGCAGTTATGGTGCCTGGACAAAGCCTCTGTTACGGAATCTGGCGAATGTCAAGATGGAAATCCAGTTAGCGCAACTCACGAGTATCTTGTAGCTCATTTTAATCAGCAAACGTTGGCTGCTTTGTCTCGAACCTTGTCAAGCATCAAAGACTTACTGCACAATACTCAAGCCCTGCATTGCTACGAGGCTGAACTAATCAGGCTTCAATTAGAGAACTATATTCAAAGAGTGTGCACTTTGTGTAAGGATTTTGGAAACCTTCCTCATAATGCGCCGGTGAGCCTCAAGCAAGGCCAAATTCCATCGCGTATAATGCCCCAAATGTGCGAGCTCAGGACATGCATCGGAATATTATTTAACTTTCAACGCAGAGTTTTAAAAGACGCGAAATTTATATCCGATACGCGAGACTGGCTTTCCCGCTTAGTAGCCGTTCTTTTGAGGGTCGCTACTTGGCAGGatcacttatttttattaaaccaTATATTGAGATGCCCCGGCGGCATTTCTAACTGGGCAATTGGATTCATTCAAGCACCTGTCCAATACTATCCTGCTGGGCAGAGCACTTCACCTCTTAACGATCCACATATCGAGCACATCGTTACTGTGATTGCAACTATTATGTTGCCAGTTAAGGAACGGGACAAATTTTTGGAGAAG GTACAAATATCTCTCCAGGATGCAGAAAGTACCGCAGCTGATACCGTGTGGGTAATGTTGGACGAAGAAGGGGAAGAAGATGAGGATATTAGAAACGTCGGAGCGAATCTTGGGGAAAGTGACTTGATTGCTATGCTTCATCAGATTCCTTTTGACAAGCTGTTCAAACTGGTTTTATTCATCAATCAGGAGGGCAATAATTACAGTCAAGAGAAAAGTCTCGTCACTGAGCATCACATGCTGCGGATTTTTGCCTTTTCCTCGATACTCGTCAGACTGCTCAGGCAAGGTTTGAAAACCTACGATTCCCCAAGATACAGACAGCTTGCAAAGAGATTGAGCGCTCTTATTCGAGATATGGTGCAATACGCGAGCGATCAATGGGAGGCATTTGATAGAACTCAG GTGGCTGACCAGTCAATGCTCCGTAGACTGCAAACAGAGTACGACAGTTTCTTCCTCAAAGCAAGTcaatgcatattttcatcacgGAGACTGGGCGCTTGGCAATACCTCGCCGCAATTCCTTACCACATCGTATCCTCTGCGACATTatggtatattttttacatgttACACATCACTGACTCGGCTGCTGCTATTTCACCGTCTGCAAAACTGAGTGAAAACG AATGGGAAGCCGAATTAAATTCACCAAAACTTAGAAAACAATTCGAGGAGAAGCTCTGCGAAATGCCAGGGGACGAATCCTATTTTTTGCTTACAACTTTTGCCAATATGGCTATGGCCAGGCATCGTGACGATTATCACTTTGTTCAAGTTGCTACTATCGATTTATTTCAA ATCGGTTTCCTGAGTGAAAAAACTCAAGAATCGTGTTCAAAAGACGCTCGATCGTTGCTGTCAAATTTAACAAGCAAGTATCCTTCGCTTCTTTCAGatcttctgaaaaaattaaaagacaaTTTCATTTTGATCGGGAAG CTCAGTTTATATCTCTTCATGGAACTACGAATTGGAAGATGGATTCCCGAAGAAGAGGATTTTACTATCCTTTCCTGCTGGTTGCATCAGTATCCGTTAAATTCTACTGAAAATCATCTCGCTCGTTTGATCCTTTCTCACCTCAACTGGGGACTCGatag CGAAGACCAATTGTGCCTTGGAATTCATTTACACCGTCGTGTAGCACTTCTTGTAGTTGAACTTACAATGAAGTACGTTCCAGATACTCCCGCACAAACGGCTTCCCTTCTGGCCGAAGGTGTCAAGCAA gtaTCCTCTATGGTGAGACCGCAAAGTAGCGAACACGCCTTCTCGTTATGGGCATGGGAAATGGTTACAAAATTGAGATTACATCAGCTCGATAGATCAGAAAGTACCGCCCGGCACACAATATCAAATCCCAGTGCTGCCCTGGCTCAAGTTCCGGATATCGACGCTGATCCGTCACTGGAGATTCTCGCGTTTGGTGTCAGAGAAAAACAACCGATTGCTTGTTACGTCGCTGTGCTAATGACAACGTGGGGTCATTCGATTCCACTGATTTTATTGAAAGGATTTAACCAGCTACAGATACTACAGTGTTACTACAAATATGAACAAGTTCTCATTTCGCTTCATCACATAGTTCCATTATTTCTTGAATGTCTGGACTCGTTGATTAAAACCGAGAAGTTTTCAAACCTGGTCACATCTTTAATCACTGCGGACAGAACGTACATGAAGATGGCCAAGAACTTGATTGTCTCGGATTTTCCTGGTCCGATTCTGAAGCTATTCGCTAACATGATACAAACCCAGTTGGAAGATTATCGCAG GTATTGTTTGGAAAGTCCACGAGTACTTGTTTACCTCTGGCTGAGAGCGTTGGCGTTGATACCGGATTGGAACCGAGATCAGAGTGTCATGTACTTGATGGACATAGTCATTAGAgctgcatattttcatttggGTGCCAGAGCAGAGACTGAGACCatcttccacaatttttttgcg AACTTGGCGTCGGGAAAGAATTCAGGTTCATTTGGATCGTTTTTGAGCTGGGCTACAGGCTCCTCCACATTGCCCAGCCTTCTCGGAGGTCCTGTACAATCCGTGTGGTTGGCTCACCGAATTCTTGCAACGGAACAGCAAGACAGAGAGGAAAAAACTGGCCTTTGGCGCGAAGTACTACGGGAATTAGCCTTGCAGGGGAAAACGTCTGTAGACACCGCTCTTAAG AAAGCCTGTGCCACTGTGAAAATACAACCATTTGGAGCTAGCGGTCTGGCTATATATCGATGGTCCCATCAAGCGCTGGACACTCCCATGGACCATCCACTCTTGGCGCTTCTTTGGCAAAACTTCTTCACATTGTTTTTAGCCAGAGTCCCTACAGCTACTGG CACTTTGGACAAAGGTGGTATCGGTGAGAAGTTTTTTGAAGGTATGATCAACTTGAGTTACTTCAAAAAGCTAAAGAAACGTCTTCACGATACAACCGAATACTTTCAAATCAAAGGGGAAAGTGATTTGGACAACGGGTCGCCGATAACCGACGAAAGAAGAGTCTTTTATTTCAACGCTGCCaa gttttataaAACACTGAGCTTATGGCTTGAAGAACCACGATTACAAGAATCTGGATTGTATCTTCCCGCATTACCGCCGCAGTATATGTCACAAAAGTTAGCGTTGTTAATGCAAGGAAATCAG GAACCGTGGTTGGAATATGTCGACTATGAATCTGTgagaaagaatcaattgaaGGCAATTTCGGAATGGCAAGCCTGCATTCTAAGAAACCCGGAAAGTCAGTCGCTAAAGACAAATCAAACACCGACGACACCACTGGAGCCGTCGGATCCTCTGCAGAGGATATTTCGGAGAATAAACACTTACGAGCAACCGATTCCGCCTCCTTCGCTAAGCAAAAACAACGCTTTTCTGCCTTACGTATCAAAGGAAAGTCTATATAAGCCTGAGAGCATTTTGAATTTGCTGAAACCGCATCTCAAAGCAATAATAGAATACGCCCAAACGTATAATCTCATGCTTGACGAACATACGGCGATAGACTGCAACTTCTTGGAACTAGTTCCAACACTCTACAGAGACGTCGAAAGTCGAGTCACTCTTCACGCTCTGTGCGATCCTTCGCCTTCTGGACAAAAACGTTCCAGATCCGGAACACCGCCTATCGTTCATTGCGCCGGACCTGCAGTTATCAGAATAAAG ATATCAGAAGCTCGAGTCAGCGACGGCGTCGACCACATGATTAGTCAAAACAGAGCCGAGTACGAGCAATTATTGGTTCGAGCCGGTCAACCTCCACCTGCAAAGGTTTCTCAAGGCTGCGTCTTCGTCGATTACCTGATTAT GCTTCTGGAACACGAACTCACTATCAGCCGGACCAGCGAGAACTCGACTGTTTTAAACAACGTACAAGAAACTggggtgaaattattttaccatcTGGTTGACTTTTACACAGAAGAGGCTGCTTTTTGCCCGCCGACTAAGCAGCTGATCACGACATGTCTAGAAAAATTGGGCCAG TTATTCATCAGCGGAGAGGAAGCTCAAGGACAACGTTTATTGAAAACGATAATGCAACGACCAGGATTAGGTGGCTTACTGGGACCGCACTTCACGCCGGTAGCCGGAGGCGCGTCAACTTTCTTGCCTATGTATCAAACTGTCGTTGACTTAGCGACTGGGCCAAGCGCTGACCTGTGTTTCGTTTTACTGTCCAAG TTTGACGTTGGAAGCTGGCTAAATTACAGACGACCCAGACTCAGCGAAAGATCCACATTCATTGATCTGGTGTCCAAAGCCCTGTGCAACGCTGGATTAACTCCTGAAGACGACAAGCTTATATTACATGAG CTCTTCCGTAATCATCTTCGACTCGTACTCCTCCACGAGTTTCCTGAGCATTACGGCGAGGTTTTAAGTGCAATATTAAGAGGCAGCGAGTCACAGAGCCTTTCATTGGATGTTTGGCGAGATTTACTGACTGCTCTCAGTGGAAGATCGAAATCCCAGGGTCCTGTACAGCCGATAAAAGTCAGAGACGAAATTCGACGTTACGCTACGGAACAGAGATTGCTATCGCGACAAGAG atgCACGATACCGCTGTTCTTCTGAGTAAACATTTTATGAAAGAACGATTGCAATATGGATTGTATGGATTGTACCCCAAATATCGAGTATACAACGAACCAATCGCCACGTTTCTCGGCATGGTTGGACATGCTCTCATCGTGCTGACTCTTCACTCCGACAAAGGAACATTGGCCGATCAAT TATGCGAGCGCATATGGCCAGTTTTAAGCGACATGTTTGCACCATGGATTATACCATATTGGACGAGGCATCTGCGCGAGCCAACGGCGGCTTGGATTCAGCAATTGACAGATGACAGATCGGTTTTACTGCCATGGATCATAGCTGACGGACCTTATGCAAACAGAACTGTCGCAATGTTTGTCGAGTGTATAAGATTCATCATCGATACTATGCCTGCGTCGAGCAAAATTCTCTGTTTTTTATGGCAATTTTATGTGACAAACTTTGCTCATACATCGGTCAAGGATCATATCTTGAATGTTATTCACGGCAACTTTTTATCGTTGCCTTGGGAGAGATTCAGTCCTGGTACAGGGGATATCGAATTGATGGTTAAAGTCGTTGATCAGTATTTGCCGGATAGTCACTTGTTCCTGGGGAGCGTCTTCACTAGTATTAATTGGCAAGTCTGGGCGAATGAAATACTGTCTGTTCAGTCGCTGGTCGTCGCTTCCAGAATGCATATATGCTTGCTAAACTTGCTCGTTAAACTTTCAAACGAACCGAATGTCAGACAG AATGAAAAAGCTGTGCAAATAGTTGTGGCTGCAGAAAAGTTCGCCTGGCATTTGGTAGATGCTACCGCGTACGATCAGGTGATTAATTGGTACGTTATGAGCTGTGATCCCAGAGTAATACTTTGCCTCGATTCcgatcaaatttattcaatcgatGGAGCTATCAATAA tttgttgaaaattgctgCCGCATACGATCCCAATGTGACTCACTTTCATCCTACGACATTAAAAAAGAGACAAATGTACGTTCGTTCTTCAGTTAAATTATTGGTAAATTGCACAACTCGGCACAAGACACTTCTGACTAGCGATCCTAAAGCATTTACCGACGCATTGTCCAAGATGTTGGATGACATGGAGTCCGTTATTACGaata CCGTATCGCAACCTCAACAAGCTGCAGAAGCTGGATTGTTAGTTACCGAATTGCTCCATTCTATAAATCAAAGTGGTCCGCTGGTCGAACAACTGCGAACCAGCTGGGCCTCGTGGCTGTCCAGTAGAACTTCCAGCAGCCCAACGCTCATGGGTATTCTGCGAGTAATAGGAATAGCAGTCGCGTCGCCATCCGCTCTTGGAGAACTAATGGAAGCAGCCCTCGACGCCTACTTCAAGCATAACG ATTTAGTCGCCGACGAGGCTCTACCAACTTGGGGTTGGGTACTGACGGTCTTGCAGCCTGTAGTTCCGCGTCGACCGCCAGTCGAGGGAGCTTTGGTGGCCGAAGGTCGTATCTTGACACTTTATGCGCTTTTACTCAAAAGGCTGCCCTCTTGCAGAAACATCAAAGAGGAAGGGATGTTACTGGTCAATTTGATCGATTGGATTTCTACCATCAAGCCGAC agAGTTTATAGAGGAAAAGCTACCGTTATTATGGAGTAAGGCTCTGGAACTAGCGTATAGACAATGTCAGTATAGCGAAAACACAGTGATCGCTGCGAGAGCATTGAAAGGTTTGGCTCGCTCTTTACTACTTACCGCAGACGATGTGGGACAAGGTTGGGGAATTCTAGGAGCAATCGGCTTAAGAAAAGGATCTCAGTTATCTATAAG GTGCAAATTTCTAAGCAGAGCGCTGGGTGTGTACTGTTTGGCGCAATTGCCTGAATCGAAATCGGAGCACCAATTGGTACGGTTTACACCTCACTCTCCGGGAGTTGCACCTTCAAGATCCAGCGACTCAGATTTCCAAGATGTACGGCCAAATGCGGAGGCCATTAAAGCCATGCAAACGTTAGAGGCTTTAGTTACCAACAAACATTATGCCGAACTGAAAGGAGATGTTGAACAAGTCATTCGACTCATCAGAGACTCAGGAAATTCACTTCACaatgctgttgctgttgttggcACGCTCACTGCGGAACTTTATAATCAACGATATTTGCACGTTTTAATTGAGTAG